The sequence GCAGAGAGACTTTAAGCTGGTGCTACATTAGAGTCGAGAGAAAGTATAATGCTCGTCCGCCTCACGCCTCGTCAGCGCTTCGAGATTCTTGTCTCTCAGTTCGAACCAGCCGTTCGCGCCGGCTTCATCGAGGCGATCGACGATATAACCTCGAACATAGTCCTGCGCCGAATTGTCGAGCGCCTGGAGCGCGGCGACATCAACGGCGCGGTCAATGCCATGAACCTCGACCCGGCAGCCTTCCGGCCACTGGATGAAGCGATCAGGGCGGCATTCAACGGCGGCGGCGTCGCCACTGTCGACGCCATGCCAACCCTGCGTGACCCATCCGGCCATCGCATCGTGGTTCGCTGGGATGCGCGCAATCTAGCAGCAGAGCAATGGATACAGACGCATTCTAGCCAGCTGATCACCGGCATCGTCCAGGACCAACAGACCGCGATCAGGGCTGCCTTGGAGACAGGGCTGGCACGCGGGGAGAATCCGACGAAGACCGCGACGGCTGTTATCGGCAAGGTCAGCGCCGTCACTGGTAAGCGCGAAGGCGGGTTGATCGGGCTCACCACAGCGCAAAGCGAATACATTGCCCGAGCCCGCCAAGAGCTGCTTACTGGCGAGCCCGACCAGTTGAAGGCCTATCTGAACCGGCAGCGTCGCGACAAACGTTTCGATCGCACGATCACAGCGGCGATCCGAGATGGTAAACCAATCCCTACCGCATTGGTCGACAGGATCACCGGGCGGTATGCGGACAGCCTTTTGAAACTGAGGGTCGACACCATCGGTCTGCATGAGACCTTCGCCGCCTTGGGCGCCTCGAAAGACATCGCGTTCCGCCAGCAGATCGAGAAGGGCACCCTTCAGGCCCAGCACATCACCAAGGGCTGGAAGCATACGCCGCAGGAGCACGGCAGGATGCAGCATATCGCCATGCAGGGGCAGGTAGTGCCGTTCGATCAGTCGTTTACCGCGCCTGACGGGACGGCCATTCCTTACCCGCATGCGCCTGGCGTTCCGACCAGGCACACGCTCGGATGCAAGTGCTTCGCCGAATACAAGATCGATTTCGTAGCTCAGTTGGTGCGGTAGTGGCCTCCTTTGCCGCGACGGTCGGCGCTTGGTGCCTGACGGTGCCGATCGCCGTCGAGATTGTGTTTAAGGAATCGGCACAAGAGCTTGTTTCCCAACTCGACCAGCTGCTGGCCGACGAAGTTTACGCCAAGCCGCAGGCGTCCTGCTACAAGCGAACCGGCTTCCTCCGCGCCTCTTTGATGGCGTCAACCTCGGCAATGCCAACGCTGTCGCGGGACAACCCAGGCGTAGCAGTGCCGCCTGACCTTGGCGACGTCATCCTGGTGATAAATGGCGCCGATCTCGGCGATACGCTCTACCTCGGCTACACGGCCAACTATGCGGCATTCGTGCATTACGGGGCCAACGGCACGACGCCGCGGCCTTGGGTGACGATGGTGGCGCAGCGCTGGGTCATGATCGTCGAGGCCAAGGCGGCCGAAGTGAAGACGCGACTGGGGCTCTGAAATGCCATCCATTGAGACCCAGATCTGGCTAGCCTTGAAGGCGAGGGTCGCCGCGTTGACCCTAACACCGGCCTTGCCCGTCGCATGGCCGAATGAGGATTTCATCAAGCCGATCACCGGCTATCTCCGTGTCACTCACGTCCCCAACGTCAATCGCCGGCTCTTCATCGGCTCAACCGAACCTCACCAGCGCATCGGGCTTCTGCAGGTCGACGTATTCAGCAAGAAAAACCAGGACGCGTCCGTCGCGGCTGAGATTGCCGGGCAGGTCGCGGCGTGGTTCCCGACCGATCTCCGGATGACCTACGGCACCGTCTCGGTTCGCGTCACCAAGGCGCCTGACGTCGCCCAAGCCATCGCTGATGACACGCACTGGCTGGCGCCGACGAGCGTCGAATACGAGTGCTTCGCATAGCCGCTTCGCCCTTCGGCAAGGCCAGTCCCCAAAACCTGAAAGGAGGCAGCAATGCCTATCAAAGTGTCCCCTGTGGCGGGCAGCCGCTTCTATATCGGCTCGGCTCCCGTCGACGTCCCCGATACCGACGTGACCGAAGCCGATTTCTCGGCAGTGACGTGGATCGAGGTCGGCCAGTACGAGACCATGGGCAATTCCGGTGATTCCGCCCAAGGCAACACGGTCAATCTGCTGAACCGTCGCCGCACCTACAATTGGAAAGGCTCGCGGCAGGCTCCGCAGCGCTCCGACAACTTTGCCCTGAACACGAGCGACCCCGGCCAGCTTGCCATGATCGCGGCCGAAGCTACGGACTTCAACTATCCATTCAAGGTCGAGCTCAACGGCGCTCCAATCCCGAAGTCCGCCACCGCGATCATCACCATCGCGTCGCCGGGCGTCGTGACGTGGACCGGCCACAACCTTGCGGCCAACACCGCAGTCAAGTTCTCCACCACTGGCGCGCTGCCTACCGGTCTGACCGCCGGCACGAGCTACTACGTGAAGACGGTTCTCGACGCCGACACGTTCACCCTTTCCGCCACGAAGGGCGGCCCCGTGATCGCCACGACTGGAACCCAATCTGGAACCCACACCGCCACTACCATTCCGTCAGGTCCGCAGCGCCTGTTCATGGGCCAAGTGTTGGCGGCAGAGGAAGGCATGGGCGGTGCAAACAATGCACAGATGCTGAACTGCACGGTGCTGCCCAACACGAACTACGTCCGCGTCGCGGCGCTGGGCTGATAGGAGGCTGAGATGAAAGTGTTCAATCGCGGGGCCGAGGCCCACAAGTTGTCGCACAAGGGCGAGGAATATCTTCTCGCCCCTGGCAATCACGTCGAACTGGAACTGACCCACGCGGAAGCGAAGGCCATGCCGTCGCCTTTCGAAGCCACGGGTACGCCGATCAAGGCACCTAAGGCCGAGCCGGAGAAAAAGGCATGAGCAAGCCAGCATTGGGCGCCGGGAACGTCGAGATTGAGCTCGACGGCGAGACTGTTGTACTTCGCCCGTCACTGATGGCTGCACAAGCCATTTCCCGGCAGAGCGGCGGCATATCCAGTGCGGTCCGAGCCGTCGGCAACTACGATTTCGACGTGATCGTTTCTGTTGTCACGCTCGGCCTTGGGGCGACCGGTCAGGAAGCGAAGGCAATCCCTGAAAAGGTGTGGCGCACCGGTCTGACCGATCTCATTGTGCCTGTTTCGACCTACCTCACGATCATTGCCAATGGCGGCCGACCGATGTCGGGAGGAGAGGGAGAGCAGGACCCTCTGAAGAAAGAATAAGCCTCGCAGAGTTCTATGACGACCTCGCCGAGAAAGCTTTGGGCTGGCTCGGCTGGACTGAAGAGCAGACGCTTAGGGCCGACGTGAACGCAATCCTGGCCGGCCTGAATGGGCGAGGGGACATGATCGATTCGATCATATGCGCCGTATTTGGCGAACCCGAAAAACCGGCGATCGAGATCACCGCTCAGCCCATCAGCGAGGCCTATTTCGATGCGATGTTTGCGGTGGAATGAGGTGGCGAAGTGACTGTTGCTTCTCTCGGCATCGCCGTAGATTCGTCTCAGGCCGTCGCGGCAAAGACGAACCTCGACAACATGTCGGCAGCTTCGGCCAAGGCCGAGGCTGCGCAGAAGCGGCTGTCGTCGGCCTCGTCGGCCTCCAATGCGGCGCTCTCCAAGATCGCCGCGGGCATCGACCAGGCGAACGCCACGCTCGTCAAGCTGGCCAGCATCGCCGAGGGCAGCAATGCCTCGCTGGCCAAGCTGGTCTTCACTGCGGAAAAGACCAACACGACGCTGGCAAGCATCGGCACCGGCTCGACGCAGGTTGTGTCCGGCATCGGTAAAGTGGCCCCGGCGGCGGACAAGTCGACCAAAGCCCTCAATGACAACGCCAATGCAGCGCGGCTGACTTCGAACCAGATGCTCAATCTGTCGCGCCAAGGCAACGACGTCATCACCATGTTCGCCTTGGGTGCGTCCCCGGTGCAGATCTTTGCCTCCCAGATTGGCCAAGTCTACGACGCGTTGGAAAGCGGTCCGCGCGGCCTTCGCGGATCGCTGTCGGCCATCGGCGCTACGGCTAAATCGGCTGGGCAGGCGCTCCTCGCATTCATGGTGACGCCGGCTGGTCTTGCCGCTGGTGCTGGCGTAGCGGCTGTTGCTGGCCTTGCCACCTACATCATCTCGACGCGCAAGGAAGTGAAGAGCCTCGACGATCTGTTGAAGGATCATGCTTCCGTCTTGCGCGGTATTGGCGATATCTATGGATCGATCGCCGACAAGGCAAAGAGCGCCTTCTCCGTCTCGAACCTGAACGGTCTGCAATTGCTGTCGTCAGCGACGCAGGCCGGGCTGAAAATTCAGATTGCCAATCAGACACGCGGGTCGTTCGGCGACATCCTGATTGACCGGGGCGGCGGCGGATCGGGCAATCAG comes from Mesorhizobium japonicum MAFF 303099 and encodes:
- a CDS encoding HK97 gp10 family phage protein, which encodes MASFAATVGAWCLTVPIAVEIVFKESAQELVSQLDQLLADEVYAKPQASCYKRTGFLRASLMASTSAMPTLSRDNPGVAVPPDLGDVILVINGADLGDTLYLGYTANYAAFVHYGANGTTPRPWVTMVAQRWVMIVEAKAAEVKTRLGL
- a CDS encoding DUF4128 domain-containing protein, which gives rise to MPSIETQIWLALKARVAALTLTPALPVAWPNEDFIKPITGYLRVTHVPNVNRRLFIGSTEPHQRIGLLQVDVFSKKNQDASVAAEIAGQVAAWFPTDLRMTYGTVSVRVTKAPDVAQAIADDTHWLAPTSVEYECFA